In Labrus bergylta chromosome 1, fLabBer1.1, whole genome shotgun sequence, one genomic interval encodes:
- the gprin3b gene encoding G protein-regulated inducer of neurite outgrowth 3: MGTNPKRTVTVQMVPQLAVVDTLGNKEPNANWTKEPNLKLSLTASPTNTLKTASTGGEPVSSTVSDKPATSNGNKTESENGKSGEKQIPDLSLGGGESGDDRRDSNANMKMLSPTDEKDICKGAVSSALSASKADMLTNDCRIKGLSAAEENCAQMTSSTNAPAQEERTKQVSPNKNLNNACELRHNAEEPQQDTKGSLPAQKNKDTAVQQKPKETDHPHICSKSSLSPQQMSKTIQSTETSVAPLSTNKDAEARFSNKNSTATHSEKELTPAKKPQISSDKHQQVSSQTASSALPQDTKNMAALRQVAEESSQKNTAVCEGQQQPCKQYREAATMTSSLSPTPVKQRQDMEVQAVANTCSKSVATSPSLLPFNVARRPSGSASEEAQTLAVVYNADGNVGLHHINMSNVLALPNDSRSERFTVEAEMCPNQNASVVFNSDALSDKRLEAKPKDPGSSLCNTQPVYQINIEHSNLKEQGQIGNSQNKASVVKTASAEDPSLKVGVPPETVSAIKSGPADRNNEALSQAAVSTKPNQALPTTTATTTNTTSKSAPAKNKAGRPEEKEKDKDGGKSRAKEGKSKQKIKLEKKEKEDDQSANEKGKSVHDVVWDEQGMTWEVYGASVDPESLGFAIQSHLQCKIKEQERKLVARTSIRKSVSGVDSPQKGKKNKRRQQNIFRSMLRNVRRPNCCVRPPPSSVLE, encoded by the coding sequence ATGGGAACTAACCCAAAAAGGACAGTGACAGTCCAGATGGTGCCTCAGCTGGCCGTGGTGGACACGCTGGGCAACAAGGAGCCCAACGCCAACTGGACTAAAGAGCCCAACCTCAAACTGTCTCTGACTGCTTCTCCCACTAACACCCTAAAAACAGCTTCCACGGGGGGTGAACCAGTTAGCAGCACTGTGTCAGACAAACCAGCGACTTCTAatggaaacaaaacagaatcTGAAAATGGGAAAAGTGGAGAAAAACAGATACCTGACCTGTCTCTAGGTGGGGGTGAGTCCGGAGACGACCGGAGGGATTCTAACGCCAATATGAAAATGTTAAGCCCGACTGATGAGAAGGATATCTGTAAGGGCGCTGTGTCGTCTGCTCTTTCGGCGTCAAAGGCCGACATGCTTACCAATGACTGCAGAATAAAAGGGCTAAGTGCAGCTGAGGAGAACTGTGCACAGATGACATCCTCGACAAATGCTCCAGCACAAGAGGAAAGAACAAAACAGGTTTCTCCAAATAAAAACCTCAACAATGCCTGTGAGTTAAGACATAATGCAGAAGAACCACAGCAGGATACAAAAGGGAGTTTACCAGCTCAAAAAAACAAGGACACTGCTGTTCAACAGAAACCTAAAGAGACCGATCATCCACATATCTGCTCAAAAAGCTCTCTCAGTCCACAGCAGATGTCTAAAACAATACAAAGCACGGAAACATCTGTAGCCCCGCTTAGTACAAACAAAGATGCAGAAGCCAGATTCTCGAACAAGAATTCCACTGCAACACATTCAGAGAAAGAGTTAACCCCGGCAAAGAAACCGCAAATCTCCTCAGATAAACATCAGCAAGTGTCTTCACAGAcagcctcctctgctctgcctcAGGATACAAAAAACATGGCCGCACTCAGACAGGTGGCCGAAGAATCAAGCCAGAAAAACACAGCTGTCTGTGAAGGACAGCAGCAGCCCTGCAAGCAGTACAGGGAAGCTGCTACGATGACCTCATCCCTGTCCCCGACCCCGGTCAAGCAGCGTCAAGATATGGAGGTTCAAGCAGTGGCAAATACGTGCAGCAAGAGTGTGGCCACAAGTCCGAGCTTGCTGCCCTTCAATGTGGCTCGCAGGCCGAGTGGTAGTGCAAGCGAAGAAGCGCAGACCCTGGCTGTAGTCTATAATGCTGATGGAAATGTGGGACTACATCATATAAACATGAGTAATGTATTAGCACTTCCAAACGATTCCAGGTCAGAGAGATTCACAGTGGAGGCAGAGATGTGCCCAAACCAGAATGCGAGTGTGGTCTTTAACTCGGATGCTTTGTCGGACAAAAGGCTGGAAGCAAAGCCTAAAGACCCTGGGTCATCTCTCTGCAACACTCAGCCCGTTTATCAAATCAACATTGAACACAGCAACCTCAAGGAGCAAGGACAGATAGGTAACTCCCAGAATAAAGCATCTGTAGTAAAAACAGCCTCTGCGGAAGATCCTTCTCTCAAAGTGGGAGTGCCCCCAGAGACAGTCAGTGCTATCAAGTCTGGACCTGCTGACAGAAACAATGAAGCGCTGTCTCAGGCTGCTGTTTCAACCAAGCCCAACCAGGCCCTGCCAAccacaacagcaacaacaacaaacaccacATCAAAGTCAGCACCCGCTAAAAATAAAGCTGGACGTCctgaggaaaaggaaaaggataAAGATGGAGGTAAAAGCCGGGCGAAGGAGGGGAAATCAAAGCAGAAGATAAAactggagaaaaaggagaaagaggatgACCAGTCAGCGAACGAGAAAGGGAAGAGCGTGCATGATGTCGTCTGGGATGAACAAGGGATGACTTGGGAGGTGTACGGGGCCTCTGTGGACCCAGAATCTCTTGGTTTTGCCATTCAGAGCCACCTGCAGTGCAAAATCAAGGAGCAAGAGAGGAAACTGGTAGCCCGCACCTCGATCAGGAAGTCGGTGTCTGGGGTCGACTCGCCGCAAAAAGGCAAGAAGAACAAAAGGAGGCAGCAGAACATTTTCAGGTCAATGCTGCGAAATGTCAGACGACCCAACTGCTGCGTgcgcccccctccctcctctgtcctcGAGTAG